In Skermanella sp. TT6, one genomic interval encodes:
- a CDS encoding ATP-binding cassette domain-containing protein — protein MTAPDSHAPDSSVLLDVEKLRVAFGDRTVLSDVSFTLRRDEVLGIVGETGAGKSVLARALIDLLPEGGRITGGDVRLSGRSVPSMTPREKRELRGGRIALIGTNAKALLDPVEKVGAQVARVLRAHKGGSRRGAWKAAVDLFARVGIVDPERRAHAYPHELSGGMAQRVVIAMAMIAEPQIVLADDATLGLDATIQVQVLDLLVKRCRDLGLGAVIITHDLGVVANYCDRIAIMRDGRIVELKPAGRFLEKPEAQYSAVLLDAARVRPTPMGAFGTAASAPPKPLLEVEKLEKSFPVGNGKLVRAVDGISFSVAAGETLALVGESGSGKTTAGQCLVRLLDSDGGRILFDGTDTTTLSERGFRPLRRRIQMVFQEPYVALNPRWPVEDLIAEPLGLSPGMDRAARARRVRELLDMVRLPASLAAAYPHQLTAGEQKRIGIARALATGPDFVVFDEPTTALDIRVRAQIIDLVRDLQRDMGLSALFITHDLNSVRSLAHYVAVMRNGKIVEHGETETIFARPAEDYTKALLAAELPIEQSEAQRTRALSRHAMAQA, from the coding sequence ATGACCGCCCCCGATTCTCACGCCCCCGATTCCAGCGTCCTCCTGGACGTCGAAAAGCTGAGGGTCGCGTTCGGCGACCGGACGGTCCTGAGCGATGTCAGCTTCACCCTGCGGCGCGACGAGGTGCTCGGCATCGTCGGCGAGACCGGGGCCGGCAAGTCCGTCCTCGCGCGGGCCCTGATCGACCTGCTGCCCGAGGGCGGCCGGATCACGGGCGGTGACGTGCGCCTGTCCGGCCGGTCCGTGCCGTCCATGACGCCGCGGGAGAAGCGCGAGCTTCGCGGCGGCCGGATCGCCCTGATCGGCACCAACGCCAAGGCGCTGCTCGACCCGGTCGAGAAGGTCGGCGCCCAGGTCGCCCGCGTCCTTCGCGCGCACAAGGGCGGCAGCCGCCGGGGCGCCTGGAAGGCGGCGGTCGACCTGTTCGCCAGGGTCGGCATCGTCGATCCGGAACGCCGCGCCCACGCCTATCCGCACGAGCTTTCGGGCGGCATGGCGCAGCGCGTCGTCATCGCCATGGCGATGATTGCGGAACCGCAGATCGTGCTGGCCGACGACGCGACGCTCGGTCTCGACGCCACGATCCAGGTCCAGGTGCTCGACCTGCTGGTCAAGCGGTGCCGCGACCTCGGCCTCGGCGCCGTGATCATCACCCACGACCTCGGTGTGGTCGCCAACTACTGCGACCGCATCGCCATCATGCGCGACGGCCGGATCGTCGAGCTGAAGCCGGCCGGCCGCTTCCTGGAGAAGCCGGAGGCGCAGTACAGCGCCGTGCTGCTCGACGCGGCGCGGGTCCGGCCCACTCCGATGGGGGCGTTCGGCACCGCCGCCTCCGCACCGCCAAAGCCGCTGCTCGAGGTCGAGAAGCTGGAGAAGTCCTTCCCCGTCGGCAACGGCAAGCTCGTCCGGGCGGTGGACGGAATCTCCTTCTCGGTCGCGGCGGGGGAGACGCTGGCCCTGGTCGGCGAGAGCGGCTCCGGCAAGACGACGGCCGGACAGTGCCTGGTCCGCCTGCTCGACTCCGACGGCGGGCGCATCCTGTTCGACGGAACCGACACCACGACCCTGTCGGAGCGCGGGTTCCGGCCGCTCCGCCGGCGCATCCAGATGGTGTTCCAGGAACCCTACGTGGCCCTCAACCCGCGCTGGCCGGTGGAGGACCTGATCGCGGAGCCGCTCGGCCTCAGCCCCGGCATGGACCGGGCCGCCCGCGCCAGGCGGGTGCGCGAGCTGCTCGACATGGTGCGCCTGCCCGCGTCGCTGGCGGCGGCGTATCCGCACCAGTTGACGGCCGGCGAGCAGAAGCGGATCGGCATCGCGCGCGCGCTTGCCACCGGTCCCGACTTCGTCGTGTTCGACGAGCCGACGACGGCGCTGGACATCCGGGTCCGCGCCCAGATCATCGACCTCGTGCGCGACCTCCAGCGGGACATGGGCCTGTCGGCGCTCTTCATCACCCACGACCTCAACTCCGTCCGGTCGCTGGCCCACTACGTCGCCGTGATGCGCAACGGCAAGATCGTCGAGCACGGCGAGACGGAGACGATCTTCGCCCGCCCGGCCGAGGACTACACCAAAGCCCTGCTGGCGGCCGAACTTCCGATCGAACAGAGCGAGGCGCAGCGCACCCGCGCGTTGAGTCGCCACGCGATGGCTCAGGCATGA
- a CDS encoding ABC transporter permease: MASLRSLLPYLRRHPAALAGLVLLTLQVAAIVFAPVLSTHSPVEADPLSSLQPPSLEHWFGTDVSGMDIYSRIIHATRINLLISISAVALALALGVPMGLLIGYYRGIVSSLMMRLFDFIQSFPVFVLGMALVSVMGQEIWNVAIVLAVLFTPMFARLIRAEVLSLRERPFISAARCSGATDFSIMFQHILPNALTPAIVQVSISIGMAILLTAGLSFIGAGVRMPTPEWGLMVSSGAQQMILGVWWVSLFPGLAIVLSVLCFALLGDAVKDLSDPTTRTRQ, encoded by the coding sequence ATGGCTTCCCTCCGCAGCCTTCTCCCCTATCTCAGGCGCCACCCGGCGGCCCTGGCCGGACTGGTCCTGCTGACCCTGCAGGTCGCCGCCATCGTGTTCGCGCCGGTGCTGTCGACCCACTCGCCGGTCGAGGCCGACCCGCTCAGTTCGCTCCAGCCGCCGTCGCTGGAACACTGGTTCGGTACCGACGTGTCCGGCATGGACATCTATTCGCGGATCATCCACGCGACGCGGATCAACCTGCTGATCAGCATCTCGGCGGTGGCGCTGGCCTTAGCCCTGGGCGTGCCGATGGGCCTGCTGATCGGCTACTACCGGGGAATCGTCAGCTCGCTGATGATGCGCCTGTTCGACTTCATCCAGTCCTTTCCGGTGTTCGTGCTGGGGATGGCGCTGGTCTCGGTGATGGGGCAGGAGATCTGGAACGTCGCGATCGTCCTGGCCGTGCTGTTCACCCCGATGTTCGCCCGGCTGATCCGGGCCGAGGTGCTGTCGCTCCGCGAGCGGCCTTTCATCAGCGCTGCGCGGTGCAGCGGCGCCACCGACTTCTCGATCATGTTCCAGCATATCCTGCCGAACGCGCTGACCCCGGCCATCGTCCAGGTGTCGATCAGCATCGGCATGGCGATCCTGCTGACCGCCGGCCTGTCCTTCATCGGCGCCGGGGTGAGGATGCCGACGCCGGAATGGGGTCTGATGGTCTCGAGCGGTGCTCAGCAGATGATCCTGGGCGTCTGGTGGGTGTCGCTGTTCCCCGGCCTCGCGATCGTGCTTTCGGTCCTGTGCTTCGCCCTGCTGGGCGACGCGGTGAAGGACCTGTCGGACCCGACGACGAGGACCCGCCAATGA
- a CDS encoding ABC transporter permease codes for MNLQGFWRGLPRPLRIVATRLPLIVPQMFGVMLVTFLLVRMLPGDPALLMLGNTATPDSIAALRERLGLDRSIWEQFIAYMGNVLHGDLGVSLFTSNPVTVDLMERAPATLELITYAMILTVIVGVTLAVLSVVHRGGIVDRFSQVYGLAAGAIPDFWVGLLLIFFLFYLAGAVPAPFGRIDAMVSAPPGVTGFYTIDSLIAGDWTAFQSSAGRLLLPVLTLTIVNAGALMKMTKTSFNDIWRSDFIRHQRASGLSQRAIVRSALRNSLPPVITLVGFLFGFLLGAAVLVETIFAWGGLGQYAVQAVINSDYPALQGFVLVAAGFILIVYLVVDILYELADPRIKV; via the coding sequence ATGAACCTTCAAGGCTTCTGGCGTGGCCTGCCGCGTCCCTTGCGCATCGTCGCCACCCGTCTGCCGCTGATCGTGCCGCAGATGTTCGGCGTGATGCTCGTGACCTTCCTGCTGGTGCGGATGCTGCCGGGTGATCCGGCCCTGCTGATGCTGGGCAACACGGCCACGCCGGACAGCATTGCGGCGCTGCGCGAAAGGCTCGGCCTGGACCGCAGCATCTGGGAGCAATTCATCGCCTACATGGGCAATGTTCTGCACGGTGACCTCGGCGTTTCCCTGTTCACCTCCAATCCGGTGACGGTCGACCTGATGGAGCGGGCTCCGGCAACTCTGGAACTCATCACATATGCGATGATCCTTACCGTCATCGTCGGCGTGACGCTCGCCGTCCTGTCGGTCGTCCACCGCGGCGGAATCGTCGACCGGTTCTCGCAGGTCTACGGCCTCGCGGCGGGGGCCATTCCGGATTTCTGGGTCGGGCTGCTGCTGATCTTCTTCCTGTTCTACCTCGCCGGCGCCGTGCCGGCTCCGTTCGGGAGGATCGACGCGATGGTCTCCGCGCCGCCGGGCGTCACCGGCTTCTACACGATCGACAGCCTGATCGCGGGCGACTGGACCGCTTTCCAGTCCTCCGCCGGGCGGCTGCTGCTGCCGGTCCTGACGCTGACCATCGTCAATGCCGGCGCGCTGATGAAGATGACCAAGACCAGCTTCAACGACATCTGGCGAAGCGACTTCATCCGGCACCAGCGGGCGAGCGGCCTGTCCCAGCGCGCCATCGTCCGCAGCGCGCTGCGCAACAGCCTGCCGCCGGTGATCACCCTGGTCGGTTTCCTGTTCGGCTTCCTTCTCGGCGCCGCCGTGCTGGTCGAGACCATCTTCGCCTGGGGCGGGCTGGGGCAGTACGCGGTCCAGGCCGTGATCAACAGCGACTATCCGGCGCTCCAGGGCTTCGTGCTGGTCGCGGCCGGCTTCATCCTGATCGTCTATCTCGTCGTGGACATCCTCTACGAGCTGGCCGACCCGCGGATCAAGGTGTGA
- a CDS encoding ABC transporter substrate-binding protein, which translates to MKNLGTMFEWHPSAKVLSGLLFSASLALASAPAATPAQAQNAKSTLVVAGPRTPESLDQEYPPTEAVHELRRNVYERLLAYAPKKGEDGVTYEDFGKIVGALAESWEVGPDMKSITFHLRKGVKSAAGNELNADAVMWSFERGWNLKANFHWYMTQILKITSFESAFSKVDDYTVKVSIPNSSPLIERLWINSDLGMLDAVEIRKHVTADDPWAQRWLATNSASFGPYRVTKYSPGQEIVYEANPDYYRGAPKLKRVIFREMPTSANRVAALQAGSVDVAEYLLPRELVLLEKMPNVKVNKVFGNYIHRVEMNNDTPPFNDVRVRQALNYLVPRDDILKAVYFNTARPTRSPISEIYPGFTDQYFTYTTDVEKAKSLLAEAGFPDGFKTELGYRTGDQLEEEMAVILKSAFARAGVDITLSKLPASTLVERYSKGTIPMYFFRDMAIVPDAAYVANLWLNSASLINYSHFKSDEVDKLIDQALISTDEPKRLEGMKRVQQITVENAPWVFLVNPGYQVATRSNLGGYSWYTPNGNAWFDWTKN; encoded by the coding sequence ATGAAAAATCTCGGCACCATGTTTGAGTGGCACCCGTCCGCCAAGGTTCTGTCCGGCCTGCTGTTCTCGGCGTCGCTGGCGCTCGCGTCGGCGCCCGCCGCCACCCCCGCCCAGGCGCAGAACGCCAAGTCCACGCTGGTCGTCGCCGGTCCCCGGACGCCGGAATCGCTGGACCAGGAGTATCCGCCGACCGAGGCGGTCCACGAACTGCGCCGCAATGTCTACGAGCGCCTGCTGGCCTATGCGCCCAAGAAGGGCGAGGACGGCGTCACCTACGAGGATTTCGGCAAGATCGTCGGCGCCCTGGCGGAGAGCTGGGAGGTCGGGCCGGACATGAAGTCCATCACCTTCCACCTGCGCAAGGGCGTGAAGAGCGCCGCCGGGAACGAGCTGAACGCCGACGCCGTGATGTGGTCGTTCGAACGGGGCTGGAACCTCAAGGCGAACTTCCACTGGTACATGACCCAGATCCTTAAGATCACGTCGTTCGAGAGCGCTTTCTCGAAGGTCGACGACTATACCGTCAAGGTCAGCATTCCCAATTCCTCGCCGCTGATCGAGCGTTTGTGGATCAACAGCGACCTGGGCATGCTGGATGCGGTCGAGATCAGGAAGCACGTCACGGCCGACGATCCGTGGGCGCAGCGCTGGCTCGCCACCAACAGCGCGTCCTTCGGTCCCTATCGGGTGACCAAGTATTCGCCCGGCCAGGAGATCGTCTACGAAGCCAACCCCGACTACTACCGCGGCGCGCCGAAGCTGAAGAGGGTGATCTTCCGCGAGATGCCGACTTCGGCCAACCGGGTCGCGGCGCTCCAGGCCGGCTCCGTCGACGTCGCCGAATACCTGCTGCCGCGCGAGCTGGTGCTGCTGGAGAAGATGCCGAACGTCAAGGTCAACAAGGTGTTCGGCAACTACATCCACCGTGTCGAGATGAACAACGACACGCCGCCGTTCAACGACGTCCGGGTGCGGCAGGCGCTCAACTACCTGGTCCCGCGCGACGACATCCTGAAGGCGGTCTACTTCAACACGGCGCGGCCGACCAGGAGCCCGATTTCCGAGATCTATCCCGGCTTCACCGACCAGTATTTCACCTATACCACCGATGTCGAGAAGGCCAAGAGCCTGCTCGCCGAGGCGGGCTTCCCCGACGGCTTCAAGACCGAGCTGGGTTATCGCACCGGCGACCAGCTCGAAGAGGAGATGGCCGTCATCCTGAAGTCGGCCTTCGCCAGGGCGGGCGTGGACATCACCCTGTCCAAGCTGCCGGCTTCGACCCTGGTCGAGCGCTACAGCAAGGGCACGATCCCCATGTACTTCTTCCGCGACATGGCGATCGTGCCCGACGCCGCCTACGTCGCGAACCTGTGGCTCAACAGCGCCTCGCTGATCAACTATTCGCACTTCAAAAGCGACGAGGTCGACAAGCTGATCGACCAGGCCCTGATCAGCACCGACGAGCCCAAGCGCCTCGAAGGCATGAAGCGGGTCCAGCAGATCACGGTGGAGAACGCGCCCTGGGTCTTCCTGGTCAATCCCGGCTATCAGGTCGCGACGCGGTCCAACCTGGGCGGCTATTCCTGGTACACGCCCAACGGCAACGCCTGGTTCGACTGGACCAAGAACTGA
- a CDS encoding ureidoglycolate lyase — protein MVLPVRQKADSDMFQDFTTRTGQVRTVTAEALGPFGDLPEGPAETGRIDLAATFSNLRPQARTNVALVRCDAVPTELRVSEMECHPFSAQAFIPLDARDYIVVVAHDDGTGKPDPSTLTAFRVSHPTGINYHVGVWHIGMASFGDPATFVLLIHEDGTPDDRRFPAVEPFDVVVSPETASGPS, from the coding sequence GTGGTCTTACCGGTAAGGCAAAAGGCCGATTCCGATATGTTCCAAGATTTCACGACCCGGACTGGCCAGGTTCGGACGGTTACCGCCGAGGCACTCGGTCCGTTCGGTGATCTGCCGGAGGGGCCGGCGGAAACGGGCCGGATCGATCTCGCGGCCACATTCAGCAATCTGCGCCCGCAGGCACGGACGAACGTGGCGCTCGTCCGCTGCGACGCCGTCCCGACGGAACTGCGGGTATCCGAGATGGAGTGTCATCCGTTCTCGGCCCAAGCGTTCATTCCGCTGGACGCCCGCGACTACATCGTCGTTGTCGCCCACGACGACGGCACCGGCAAGCCGGACCCGTCGACGCTGACCGCGTTCCGCGTCAGCCATCCGACCGGCATCAACTATCATGTGGGCGTCTGGCACATCGGCATGGCGTCGTTCGGGGACCCCGCAACCTTCGTCCTGCTGATCCACGAGGACGGCACTCCGGACGATCGCCGTTTCCCCGCCGTCGAGCCTTTCGATGTGGTGGTTTCCCCGGAAACCGCCTCGGGTCCGTCTTGA
- a CDS encoding FadR/GntR family transcriptional regulator has protein sequence MTPLNGARAPVPQTIVWRIQDMIQSGEIKPGEKLPSQRDLAVRFSISRASLREAMSVLETLGSIRIEPGRGAVVCAEGSQPGWRFGNRIPKEDVFQVRLHVEAYTAGLAAPRITQSEVDELRRTIGEMRTCFEEGQLEGVARTDLHFHTAIVTAAGNRVFTDMYQSFSAMILESHRAPLTARDRLYEPVAEHESIVAALERHDAEGAVYHMRYHLIRAAGRSGIDEDLCRSW, from the coding sequence ATGACTCCACTCAACGGGGCGCGAGCGCCGGTTCCGCAGACCATCGTGTGGCGCATCCAGGACATGATCCAGTCCGGCGAGATCAAGCCGGGGGAAAAGCTGCCCTCGCAGCGGGACCTCGCCGTCCGCTTCAGCATCAGCAGGGCGTCGCTCCGCGAAGCCATGAGCGTCCTGGAAACGCTGGGCTCGATCCGGATCGAGCCGGGACGCGGCGCCGTCGTCTGCGCCGAAGGCTCGCAACCCGGCTGGCGCTTCGGCAACCGCATCCCGAAGGAGGACGTGTTCCAGGTCCGTCTTCACGTCGAAGCCTATACGGCGGGTCTCGCCGCGCCGCGGATCACCCAATCGGAAGTCGATGAGCTGCGCAGGACGATCGGGGAGATGCGCACCTGCTTCGAGGAGGGTCAGTTGGAGGGCGTTGCCCGGACCGACCTGCACTTCCACACGGCGATCGTGACGGCGGCTGGAAACCGGGTCTTCACCGACATGTACCAGAGCTTTTCGGCGATGATCCTGGAAAGCCACCGGGCGCCGCTGACGGCTCGCGACCGATTGTACGAACCGGTGGCGGAGCATGAGAGCATCGTGGCCGCGCTGGAGCGGCACGACGCCGAGGGTGCGGTCTACCACATGCGCTACCACTTGATCCGGGCCGCCGGCCGCAGCGGCATCGACGAGGACCTGTGCAGGTCGTGGTAA
- a CDS encoding MarR family winged helix-turn-helix transcriptional regulator, protein MPPPADTSAPMPDQSDTPEPPDRWRSLPIFERPGFLIRRLHQIHVALFAEECAGENITPVQYSVLTTLDHLGTADQTALAQAVGLDRTNIADVLARLSKRGLIDRRIASDDRRMRLATLTDAGRLTLERLAEGASRAHLRTIDALPPHERQAFIDTLKRLVDANNDVGRAPLRLS, encoded by the coding sequence ATGCCACCACCCGCCGACACCTCCGCCCCCATGCCCGACCAGAGCGACACACCGGAGCCACCCGACCGCTGGCGCTCTCTGCCGATCTTCGAGCGGCCGGGCTTCCTGATCAGACGCCTCCACCAGATCCATGTCGCCCTGTTCGCGGAGGAATGCGCCGGGGAAAACATAACGCCTGTCCAGTACAGCGTCTTGACGACGCTTGACCACCTGGGCACCGCCGACCAGACGGCGCTGGCGCAGGCCGTCGGACTGGACCGGACGAACATCGCCGACGTGCTCGCCCGCCTCAGCAAGCGCGGCCTGATCGATCGCCGGATCGCCTCCGACGACCGGCGCATGAGGCTGGCGACACTCACCGACGCCGGCCGGCTGACGCTGGAACGGCTGGCGGAGGGGGCGAGCCGGGCCCATCTGCGCACCATCGATGCCCTGCCGCCTCACGAGCGGCAGGCATTCATCGACACCCTGAAGCGTCTGGTCGACGCCAACAACGATGTCGGACGCGCCCCGTTGCGGCTGAGCTGA
- a CDS encoding xanthine dehydrogenase family Fe-S subunit, translated as MNAVTLRVNDRTVSAEVEPRTHLADFLREDQLLTGTHVGCEHGVCGACTLMVDGRPVRSCLTFAASCADAEVRTIESFDEDPLMGRLRDAFSRRHALQCGFCTPGMLVTAYDIVRRLPDADEDRIREELAGNLCRCTGYAGIVEAIRDVLADPVPAPVQPISRTGPAPRTVAAGRTRTAPPQAPDPASQPLDASGAIKDGVTLGRSIPFDLPPDRLWELVKRIDAVVACLPGAKLAGPPEENVLDGTFTVAIGPIRTAFAGKAAVGFDEAARSGTVRGRGGDTRSRSSADGAMDFRVLPDDNGGSRVEVELTYRLKGPLAQFGRPAIVSGVIDRLLSDFAANFSALARGEPAAAAGPASGIGLVLGALLARLRKTIGW; from the coding sequence ATGAACGCCGTCACCCTGCGCGTCAACGACCGGACCGTCTCGGCCGAGGTCGAGCCGCGCACCCATCTCGCCGATTTCCTGCGCGAGGACCAGTTGCTGACCGGCACCCACGTGGGCTGCGAGCACGGGGTCTGCGGCGCCTGCACCTTGATGGTGGACGGGCGCCCGGTCCGGTCTTGCCTGACCTTCGCCGCGTCCTGCGCGGACGCGGAGGTCCGGACGATCGAGAGTTTCGACGAAGACCCGCTGATGGGACGGCTGCGCGATGCCTTTTCGCGCCGCCACGCGCTCCAATGCGGCTTCTGCACGCCCGGAATGCTGGTCACCGCCTACGACATCGTCCGCCGCCTGCCCGACGCCGACGAAGATCGCATCCGCGAGGAGCTGGCCGGCAATCTGTGCCGATGCACGGGCTACGCCGGCATCGTCGAGGCGATCCGGGACGTCCTGGCCGACCCCGTCCCGGCGCCGGTCCAGCCGATCTCCCGGACCGGACCGGCACCCCGGACCGTCGCCGCCGGGCGGACCCGGACGGCCCCCCCGCAGGCTCCCGATCCGGCATCCCAACCCCTCGATGCTTCCGGTGCGATCAAGGACGGCGTCACGCTCGGACGCTCGATCCCGTTCGACCTTCCGCCGGACCGCCTTTGGGAACTGGTCAAGCGGATCGACGCGGTGGTCGCCTGCCTGCCCGGAGCGAAGCTGGCCGGACCGCCGGAGGAGAACGTGCTGGACGGTACCTTCACGGTCGCGATCGGTCCCATCCGCACCGCGTTCGCCGGCAAGGCGGCCGTCGGCTTCGACGAGGCCGCCCGATCCGGAACTGTCCGGGGGCGCGGCGGCGACACCCGCAGCCGGTCGTCGGCCGACGGCGCGATGGATTTCCGCGTCTTGCCGGACGACAACGGCGGCAGCCGGGTCGAGGTGGAGCTGACCTACCGGCTGAAAGGGCCGCTGGCGCAGTTCGGCCGGCCGGCGATCGTTTCCGGCGTGATCGACAGGCTCCTGTCGGACTTCGCCGCCAACTTCTCCGCGCTGGCCCGGGGAGAGCCCGCCGCCGCCGCGGGTCCTGCCAGCGGCATCGGGCTGGTCCTGGGCGCCCTGCTGGCACGACTCAGGAAGACGATCGGGTGGTGA
- a CDS encoding FAD binding domain-containing protein, translated as MKPAPFDLTTARDAAEAAALTGDGSPEARIVAGGQSLGPMLNLRLARPAHLVDISRAADLRAVTDEGDRLLYGAAVTHAEIEDGAVPDATGGWLREIAGRIAYRAVRNRGTLGGSLVHADPAADWVVTLTALGAEAVVADPAGAVRVEPLATFIAGPFATTLRRGEILTGVRIAKRGPQARWGYWKFTRKVGEFAKASAAVLIDDRTGEVRLVAGAIERPPILLPDAGAVLSGTLSAEEALRRALPDRPARTLALHAVALREAIAIAAGRPHRGAA; from the coding sequence ATGAAGCCCGCGCCCTTCGACCTGACGACGGCCCGTGACGCCGCCGAAGCCGCGGCCCTGACCGGGGACGGGTCGCCGGAGGCCCGGATCGTCGCCGGCGGCCAGTCGCTGGGACCGATGCTGAACCTGCGGCTGGCGCGCCCGGCGCACCTGGTCGACATCTCCCGGGCCGCCGACCTGCGCGCCGTGACCGACGAGGGCGACCGCCTCCTCTACGGCGCCGCGGTCACCCATGCCGAGATCGAGGACGGAGCCGTCCCCGACGCCACCGGCGGCTGGCTGCGGGAGATCGCCGGACGCATCGCCTACCGGGCGGTCCGCAACCGCGGGACCCTGGGAGGCAGCCTCGTCCATGCCGACCCGGCGGCCGACTGGGTGGTCACCCTGACCGCCCTGGGGGCCGAAGCGGTGGTCGCCGACCCGGCCGGCGCCGTCCGGGTGGAACCGCTGGCGACCTTCATCGCCGGCCCCTTCGCGACGACCCTCCGCCGGGGCGAGATCCTGACCGGCGTCCGCATCGCCAAGCGCGGCCCGCAGGCGCGCTGGGGCTATTGGAAGTTCACCCGGAAGGTGGGCGAGTTCGCCAAGGCCAGCGCCGCCGTGCTGATCGACGACCGGACCGGGGAAGTCCGGCTGGTGGCCGGCGCGATCGAGCGGCCGCCGATCCTGCTGCCCGACGCCGGCGCCGTGCTGTCCGGAACCCTGTCCGCCGAGGAAGCCTTGCGGCGCGCCCTGCCCGACCGGCCCGCCCGCACACTCGCCCTCCATGCCGTCGCCCTGCGCGAGGCCATCGCCATCGCGGCCGGCCGGCCGCACCGGGGAGCAGCCTGA